Proteins from one Setaria italica strain Yugu1 chromosome V, Setaria_italica_v2.0, whole genome shotgun sequence genomic window:
- the LOC101770983 gene encoding squamosa promoter-binding-like protein 2, whose product MDWDAKMLPAWDLGTVVGPSSGGGGGVVAAAGGGGGGGGALDLKLGGPTSWRAASTTTAAAAPLPSPPAPPPRASSSSSAPAKRARPGQAQQAVPACSVEGCAADLSKGRDYHRRHKVCEAHSKTPVVTVAGQQQRFCQQCSRFHSLGEFDDTKRSCRKRLDGHNRRRRKPQPDPLNPGGLFANHHGVTRFAAYPQLFASSLADPKWPVVKTEADVFQDQYYPAVHLNGAGSLFHGKDRKHFPFLTNHHHGGESAGAFGSQPFTITTASSESCSKQSNGNCALSLLSDNPTPAQTAMIPTAQPLGATLQYGGAARVPDGGDVSLAGMSYVRLGDSKQASILTTSTSHTTVASPGPATQLQYYYHVSGGDQGNSPDGAAIQAIPYSSW is encoded by the exons ATGGACTGGGACGCCAAGATGCTCCCCGCGTGGGACCTCGGCACGGTGGTCGGCCCCAGcagcgggggcgggggcggggtcgtcgcggccgcgggcggcggcggaggcggaggcggggcgcTGGACCTGAAGCTGGGCGGGCCGACGAGCTGGAGGGCGGCGAGCACGACCaccgcggcggctgccccgttGCCGTCCCcacctgcgccaccgccgcgggcgtcgtcgtcgtcgtccgcgccGGCGAAGCGGGCGCGCCCGGGGCAGGCGCAGCAGGCGGTGCCGGCGTGCTCCGTGGAGGGGTGCGCGGCGGACCTGTCCAAGGGCCGCGACTACCACCGCCGGCACAAGGTCTGCGAGGCGCACTCCAAGACGCCCGTCGTCACCGTCGCCGGCCAGCAGCAGCGCTTCTGCCAGCAGTGCAGCAG GTTTCATTCGCTCGGGGAGTTCGATGATACGAAGAGGAGCTGCAGGAAGCGCCTTGATGGACAcaaccggcgccgccgcaagccgcAGCCGGACCCTCTCAACCCTGGAGGCTTGTTTGCTAaccaccatg GAGTGACAAGATTCGCGGCGTACCCACAGCTCTTCGCTTCATCCTTGGCAGATCCCAAATGGCCGGTCGTCAAGACGGAGGCCGACGTGTTCCAAGACCAGTACTACCCGGCCGTCCACCTCAATGGCGCCGGCTCCCTCTTCCACGGCAAGGACCGGAAGCACTTCCCATTCCTGACcaaccaccaccacggcggcgaATCGGCAGGGGCCTTCGGCAGCCAGCCATTCACCATCACCACCGCTTCCTCAGAGAGCtgcagcaagcaaagcaacGGCAACTGTGCTCTCTCTCTTCTGTCAGACAACCCGACACCGGCACAGACGGCCATGATCCCCACCGCGCAGCCCCTCGGCGCCACGCTGCAGTACGGCGGCGCGGCACGGGtccccgacggcggcgacgtCTCGCTCGCCGGGATGTCGTACGTGAGGTTGGGAGACAGCAAGCAGGCATCCATCCTGACCACATCTACCAGCCACACCACAGTTGCTTCTCCTGGCCCTGCTACGCAGCTGCAGTACTACTACCATGTGAGCGGTGGCGATCAGGGCAACAGCCCGGATGGTGCCGCCATTCAGGCCATTCCCTACTCATCGTGGTAG
- the LOC101771771 gene encoding MADS-box transcription factor 51, which produces MARRGRVELRRIEDKASRQVRFSKRRSGLFKKAFELALLCDAEVALLVFSPAGKLYEYSSTSIEGTYERYQRFAGTGRNVNAGDRNNNDSQDAAASDLQTRLKEIATWSEQNNANESDANELEKLEKLLTNALRDTTTKKMLTKQNNGGAGGSTSSQNSSGPRRQD; this is translated from the exons atggcgcggcgcgggcgcgtggAGCTGCGGCGGATCGAGGACAAGGCGAGCCGGCAGGTGCGCTTCTCCAAGCGCCGCTCGGGCCTGTTCAAAAAGGCCTTCGAGCTCGCGCTCCTCTGCGACGCCGAGGTCGCGCTCCTCGTCTTCTCCCCCGCCGGCAAGCTCTATGAGTACTCCTCCACCAG CATAGAAGGTACATATGAACGATATCAGCGATTTGCGGGAACAGGAAGAAATGTGAATGCAGGAGACCGAAATAACAACGAT AGCCAGGATGCTGCTGCTTCAGACTTGCAAACCAGGCTTAAGGAGATCGCAACATG GTCTGAACAAAACAATGCTAACGAGTCAGATGCCAACGAACTAGAGAAACTGGAGAAACTGCTGACAAATGCTTTGAGGGATACCACAACCAAAAAG ATGTTGACGAAACAAAATaatggtggtgctggtggaaGTACAAGCAGCCAGAACAGCAGTGGACCTAGGAGACAGGATTAA
- the LOC101785285 gene encoding uncharacterized protein LOC101785285, with translation MATGSGGSGGKGNTLNPNVTDLLQKLKLTEEEDAVLDFSDAEEEETLAPVEFALYGKILSPVPVHVSTVRSAMKPAWGNPVGLKLRAIGEKKDNLFVAEFGSQRDMERILAGAPWMVGKYSILLQEYDGKLTATDVKFERVELWARLLNLPIGWMNRARGSRAMDMIGKVIQMDVDRDGKASGAFLRARVAIQIDKPVRRGIRLRVNKNEEPRWFQIQYERLPYICFHCGFMGHSDLECETPAERGEDGKLPYDVNLRAPEEKKKKLQSFAAAAAASYGSGSSSGFKQTSSNRSGARGSRHANSSRHSESQVGDSEELEIESPIKHTEQGAHADTSGVSRNLFQAMDEDQRLAPRKRKSKPSSRGVHTPDLNIPIEGGSNAIVPIGLVNSRVSQLDGAGDSSGNSMIEQLKKQKRGEPNDARSAAAASGSPRRAQ, from the coding sequence ATGGCGACCGGAAGTGGCGGCTCGGGGGGGAAGGGGAATACCCTAAACCCCAATGTGACGGATCTTCTCCAAAAGCTCAAGTTgactgaggaggaggatgccgttCTGGATTTCAGCGAtgctgaggaagaagaaacgCTCGCGCCAGTGGAGTTCGCCCTCTATGGGAAGATCCTGTCCCCGGTGCCGGTGCATGTGTCCACGGTACGTTCGGCGATGAAACCAGCTTGGGGTAATCCGGTTGGTCTCAAACTGCGAGCGATCGGTGAGAAGAAGgacaatctgttcgtggcggagTTCGGCAGCCAGCGGGATATGGAACGGATTCTGGCCGGCGCGCCTTGGATGGTGGGGAAGTACTCGATCTTGCTGCAGGAGTACGATGGAAAACTCACTGCAACAGATGTCAAGTTTGAAAGGGTGGAGCTCTGGGCTCGTCTCCTGAATCTCCCTATTGGGTGGATGAACCGAGCTAGAGGCTCACGTGCAATGGATATGATCGGGAAAGTTATCCAGATGGATGTGGATCGAGATGGGAAGGCTAGCGGGGCGTTCCTTAGGGCACGTGTTGCTATTCAGATTGATAAGCCTGTTCGTCGTGGGATCCGGCTCAGGGTCAATAAGAACGAAGAACCCAGATGGTTTCAAATCCAATATGAGCGGCTTCCATATATCTGTTTTCACTGTGGTTTCATGGGCCACTCTGATTTAGAATGTGAAACACCGGCAGAGCGAGGAGAAGATGGGAAACTGCCGTATGATGTTAATTTGCGTGCTCcagaagagaaaaagaagaagctgcAGTCCTTTGCTGCAGCGGCTGCTGCTTCGTATGGTAGTGGCTCCTCTTCTGGTTTTAAGCAGACATCGTCGAATAGATCAGGGGCGCGTGGGTCGAGACATGCTAATAGCTCGCGCCATTCTGAGAGTCAAGTGGGGGACTCGGAGGAGCTTGAGATCGAGTCTCCGATAAAGCATACTGAGCAAGGAGCGCATGCTGATACGTCAGGGGTTAGCAGGAACCTGTTTCAAGCAATGGACGAAGATCAACGGCTTGCACCACGTAAGAGGAAGTCAAAGCCGTCGTCCAGAGGAGTGCACACTCCTGATCTGAACATTCCAATTGAGGGGGGATCCAATGCCATTGTACCCATTGGTCTGGTGAACTCGCGTGTAAGTCAGCTAGATGGTGCTGGTGACAGTAGTGGCAACAGCATGATTGAACAGCTGAAGAAGCAGAAGCGGGGCGAACCAAATGATGCAAgatcggcggcggctgcgagcGGCAGTCCCCGCCGGGCACAATGA
- the LOC101772990 gene encoding uncharacterized protein LOC101772990 — protein MTGTAGGDGCGEQYSRMIRELCALLLTIVSPSPAALGRPAPGMSPAAAAAMLLGASMALMLCGSVTFAIGLLLMPWVAGLALLFGFAGAVSTLSSGFFGKDAALPCKDETRGRICSPIGSDMLVA, from the coding sequence ATGACGggcaccgccggcggcgacggctgcgGCGAGCAGTACTCGCGGATGATCCGGGAGCTCTGCGCGCTGCTCCTCACGATCGTctccccctcgccggcggcgctggggcggccggcgcccgggatgtcgccggccgcggcggcggccatgctcCTCGGCGCGTCGATGGCGCTCATGCTCTGCGGTTCCGTCACGTTCGCCATCGGCCTCCTCCTCATGCCATGGGTCGCCGGCCTCGCCCTGCTCTTCGgcttcgccggcgccgtctcCACCCTCTCCTCCGGATTCTTCGGTAAGGACGCCGCGCTCCCATGCAAGGACGAGACGCGGGGGCGGATCTGCTCCCCGATCGGCTCCGACATGCTCGTAGCGtag
- the LOC101772582 gene encoding uncharacterized protein LOC101772582 yields MNAGMSPRPSTDWGPIIVAVILFVVLSPGLLFQLPARTRVVEFGNMGTSAIAILVHAVIFFCLLTIFVVAIGVHVYAA; encoded by the coding sequence ATGAACGCCGGCATGTCGCCGCGGCCGAGCACGGACTGGGGCCCGATCATCGTGGCGGTGATCCTGTTCGTGGTGCTCTCGCCGGGGCTGCTCTTCCAGCTGCCCGCGCGGACGCGGGTGGTGGAGTTCGGCAACATGGGCACCAGCGCCATCGCCATCCTCGTCCACGCCGTcatcttcttctgcctcctcaCCATCTTCGTCGTCGCCATCGGCGTCCACGTCTACGCCGCCTAG